The Quercus robur chromosome 7, dhQueRobu3.1, whole genome shotgun sequence genome has a segment encoding these proteins:
- the LOC126692564 gene encoding phospholipid-transporting ATPase 1-like isoform X1: MTTDTANSPRQIGSLSCLFPNASFSSSVSNDAQWNLLGEQQHQDKVNEDEFDQIEIEEGEGGDEIKPLELDHSGSPFKDPQLGVLSQSRVFFEQFPLECPREERIRRILSMGSMERHSNGNNHNNIHINANGNGNGNGNVAALEIEKPRSKHRFRHSQHKSLQFDEDNLSHEDNPRLIYINDPRRTNDKYEFTGNEIRTSKYTIITFLPKNLFIQFHRVAYLYFLAIAALNQLPPLAVFGRTVSLFPLLFVLCVTAIKDGYEDWRRHRSDRKENNRETLVCQSGEFRMKIWKKIQAGEVVKIFANESIPCDMVLLGSSDPSGLAYIQTMNLDGESNLKTRYARQETALAVSDSDGGMISGLIRCEQPNRNIYEFTANMEFNERRFPLSQSNIVLRGCQLKNTEWIIGVVVYAGQETKAMLNSAASPSKRSRLEGYMNRETLWLSIFLFIMCLVVAFGMGLWLLRHKDQLDTLPYYRKRYFTTGRDNQKRYKYYGLPMETFFSFLSSIIVFQIMIPISLYITMELVRLGQSYFMIEDNHMYDSSSDSRFQCRSLNINEDLGQIRYVFSDKTGTLTENKMEFQRASVYGKSYGSSLPMVDLLQEQNIVAAAGRRWKLKSEIAVDSELIELLHKALTGDERIAAHEFFLTLAACNTVIPILTHGTSSSCIKSELQKDSVEAIDYQGESPDEQALVAAASAYGYTLFERTSGHIVIDVNGEKLRFDVLGLHEFDSVRKRMSVVIRFPTGAVKVLVKGADTSMFSILANGTEMDDHIRNSTQSHLSGYSSQGLRTLVLAARDLTDEELEVWQCRYEDASTSLTDRVVKLRQTASLIECNLKLLGATGIEDKLQEGVPEAIESLRQAGIKVWVLTGDKQETAISIGLSCKLLTSDMHQIIINGNSEDECRSLLADAKSKYGVKSWRGRNSSLKRKKDAEKDYLELPVDTKLSNLPRWHAGKEDGILGLPLALIIDGNSLVYILEKDLESELFDLATSCRVVLCCRVAPLQKAGIVDLIKSRTDDMTLAIGDGANDVSMIQMADVGVGICGQEGRQAVMASDFAMGQFQFLKRLLLVHGHWNYQRVGYLILYNFYRNAVFVLMLFWYILCTAFSTTSALTDWSSVFYSVIYTSIPTIVVGILDKDLSHKTLLLYPKLYGSGYRHEAYNLRLFWIMMVDTLWQSLVLFYIPLYTYKDSSIDIWSMGSLWTIAVVVLVNIHLAMDVRRWEVFTHFAVWGSIIITYACMVVLDSIPVFPNYWTIYHLAKSPTYWLTILLITVVALLPRFLFKVVRQTFWPSDIQIARELEILRKHGNLESKRDQGSS; the protein is encoded by the exons ATGACTACTGATACAGCAAATTCGCCTCGACAAATCGGCTCCTTAAGCTGTCTCTTCCCCaatgcttcattttcttcttcggTTTCGAACGATGCTCAGTGGAATCTCTTAGGTGAACAGCAACACCAGGATAAGGTTAACGAGGACGAGTTTGATCAGATTGAGATTGAGGAAGGCGAAGGCGGAGACGAAATCAAACCCCTTGAGCTAGATCATAGTGGTTCTCCTTTTAAGGATCCACAATTGGGGGTGTTGTCTCAGTCCAGGGTTTTCTTTGAGCAGTTTCCATTGGAATGCCCCAGAGAAGAGAGGATTCGGCGAATTTTATCTATGGGTTCAATGGAGAGGCATAGTAATGGTAATAATCACAACAACATTCACATCAATGCCAATGGCAATGGCAATGGCAATGGCAATGTGGCTGCCTTGGAAATAGAGAAGCCGCGTAGCAAGCATCGATTTCGCCATAGCCAGCATAAAAGTTTGCAGTTTGATGAGGATAATCTGTCACATGAAGATAATCCGAGGTTGATTTATATCAATGACCCAAGGAGGACTAATGACAAGTATGAGTTTACAGGGAATGAAATCCGAACGAGCAAGTACACAATCATAACCTTCTTGCCCAAGAATCTCTTCATTCAGTTCCACCGTGTTGCTTATTTGTATTTCCTAGCCATTGCTGCTCTCAACCAGCTTCCCCCTTTGGCAGTGTTTGGCAGAACAGTGTCACTTTTCCCGCTCCTGTTTGTGCTCTGTGTCACGGCTATCAAAGATGGGTATGAGGATTGGAGAAGACATAGGTCTGATAGGAAAGAGAACAACCGGGAGACTCTGGTGTGTCAGTCTGGTGAATTCCGGATGAAGATTTGGAAGAAGATACAGGCCGGTGAGGTTGTGAAGATTTTTGCTAATGAGTCGATTCCTTGTGACATGGTTTTGTTAGGGTCTAGTGATCCTAGTGGACTTGCCTACATCCAGACTATGAATTTGGATGGTGAGTCTAATTTGAAGACCAGGTATGCCAGGCAGGAAACGGCTTTAGCTGTATCCGATTCCGATGGGGGCATGATTTCGGGGCTTATCAGGTGTGAACAGCCTAATAGGAATATATATGAGTTCACTGCCAACATGGAGTTCAATGAGCGTAGGTTTCCCCTCAGCCAATCCAATATAGTTTTGCGCGGTTGTCAGCTGAAGAACACAGAGTGGATAATTGGTGTTGTGGTGTATGCAGGGCAGGAGACGAAAGCAATGTTGAACAGTGCAGCCTCCCCTTCCAAGAGAAGCAGACTGGAAGGATACATGAATAGAGAAACCCTTTGGTTATCTATCTTTCTCTTTATCATGTGCCTGGTTGTGGCCTTTGGAATGGGCCTATGGCTCCTACGCCACAAGGATCAGCTAGATACCTTGCCTTATTACAGAAAGAGATACTTTACAACTGGGAGGGATAATCAGAAAAGATACAAATATTATGGTCTCCCTATGGagacttttttttcctttctgagTTCAATTATAGTGTTCCAGATTATGATTCCGATATCTCTTTATATAACGATGGAGTTGGTTCGTTTGGGTCAGTCATATTTCATGATCGAAGACAATCACATGTATGACAGTAGTTCTGACTCAAGGTTCCAGTGCAGATCGTTGAATATAAATGAGGATTTGGGTCAAATTCGTTATGTTTTTTCTGACAAAACCGGGACTCTTACTGAAAACAAAATGGAATTCCAAAGAGCAAGTGTGTATGGGAAAAGCTATGGGAGCTCCTTGCCTATGGTGGATTTACTGCAAGAACAGAACATTGTTG CAGCAGCAGGTAGGAGGTGGAAGCTTAAATCTGAAATTGCTGTTGACTCTGAACTCATTGAATTGTTGCACAAAGCTTTAACTGGAGATGAAAGGATTGCGGCGCATGAGTTTTTCCTTACACTTGCTGCATGTAATACCGTGATTCCTATTCTTACTCATGGTACATCTTCTAGTTGCATAAAGAGTGAATTGCAAAAAGACAGTGTAGAAGCTATTGATTATCAAGGAGAATCTCCTGATGAGCAAGCACTGGTTGCTGCAGCCTCTGCTTATGGATATACTCTTTTTGAGCGCACATCTGGGCATATTGTTATTGATGTCAATGGTGAGAAACTAAG GTTTGATGTACTGGGACTGCATGAATTTGACAGTGTGCGCAAAAGAATGTCTGTTGTCATCAGATTTCCTACTGGTGCAGTAAAGGTGTTGGTCAAAGGAGCTGATACTTCAATGTTCAGCATTTTAGCAAATGGCACTGAGATGGATGATCATATAAGGAATTCCACTCAAAGCCATCTTAGTGGATATTCATCACAAGGCTTACGCACACTTGTATTAGCTGCCAGGGATCTTACAGATGAAGAACTTGAGGTGTGGCAATGCAGGTATGAGGATGCTAGTACTTCATTGACTGACAGAGTGGTAAAACTCCGTCAAACAGCATCTCTTATAGAATGCAACTTAAAGCTTCTTGGGGCAACTGGAATTGAGGACAAGCTACAAGAAGGTGTTCCAGAAGCTATTGAGTCTCTTCGGCAAGCTGGCATTAAGGTCTGGGTTCTGACAGGAGATAAGCAAGAAACTGCGATTTCAATTGGTCTCTCCTGCAAACTGCTGACCTCAGATATGcaccaaattattattaatggcAATTCCGAGGATGAGTGCAGAAGTCTTTTGGCTGATGCTAAATCCAAATATGGTGTGAAATCATGGAGAGGAAGAAATTCGAGTCTGAAACGTAAGAAGGATGCTGAAAAAGACTATCTTGAGTTACCTGTTGATACAAAATTGTCTAATCTGCCACGGTGGCATGCAGGGAAGGAGGATGGAATCCTGGGTTTGCCACTAGCACTCATAATTGATGGGAACAGTTTGGTGTATATTTTGGAAAAAGATCTGGAGTCAGAG CTTTTCGACCTTGCAACTTCTTGTAGGGTTGTGCTATGCTGTCGTGTTGCACCCTTGCAAAAGGCTGGAATAGTTGATCTGATTAAGAGCCGCACTGATGATATGACCCTGGCCATAGGTGATG GGGCCAATGATGTTTCAATGATCCAAATGGCGGATGTTGGTGTTGGAATATGTGGTCAGGAAGGGCGTCAAGCAGTGATGGCATCGGATTTTGCCATGGGACAGTTTCAGTTTTTGAAAAGATTACTTTTGGTGCATGGACACTGGAATTATCAGCGTGTTGGTTACTTGATTCTGTACAACTTTTACCGTAATGCTGTCTTTGTGTTGATGTTATTCTG GTACATATTATGTACAGCTTTTTCAACGACTTCTGCACTGACAGATTGGAGCAGTGTATTTTATTCTGTTATTTATACTTCTATTCCTACTATTGTTGTTGGAATTCTGGACAAAGACTTAAGCCATAAGACACTTTTGCTATATCCAAAACTCTATGGTTCTGGGTATAGACACGAAGCTTACAATTTGCGTCTCTTTTGGATCATGATGGTTGACACACTATGGCAGAGTCTTGTACTCTTCTATATACCCTTGTACACCTATAAAGATAGCTCAATCGATATATGGAGCATGGGAAGTTTGTGGACAATTGCAGTTGTTGTTCTTGTGAATATTCACTTGGCCATGGATGTTCGGCGCTGGGAAGTGTTTACTCATTTCGCAGTATGGGGATCGATTATCATTACATATGCCTGTATGGTGGTATTGGATTCTATACCAGTCTTTCCCAATTACTG GACAATTTACCACCTGGCAAAGTCACCTACCTATTGGCTCACTATTTTGCTTATTACTGTTGTAGCGTTGCTCCCTCGCTTTCTCTTCAAAGTTGTACGGCAGACTTTTTGGCCATCTGATATCCAGATAGCCAGAGAACTTGAGATACTGAGAAAACATGGCAATTTGGAGTCAAAGAGAGATCAAGGTTCCAGTTGA